One window from the genome of Malus domestica chromosome 01, GDT2T_hap1 encodes:
- the LOC114821676 gene encoding uncharacterized protein, whose amino-acid sequence MSICCGIPILESVYCLACARWVWLKCLYTAGRESENWGLATAEEFEPIPRFCRLILAVYEEDLRNPLWAPPGGYGLNPDWVILRKDYEETLGRVPPYFIYLDHDHSDIVLAVRGLNLAKENDYAVMLDNKLGQTKFDGGYVHNGLLKAAEWLFDAEHEILRELVMKHPNYTVTFTGHSLGAGVVALMTLVALQNLTKLGTERKKIRCYATAPARCMSLNLAVRYADVINSVVLQDDFLPRITTALDNLFKSLFCLPCFLCTMCLKETCTLEQKMLTDPKRLYAPGRLYHIVERKPFRFERFPPVVKTAVPVDGRFEHIVLSCNVTSDHAIVWIEREAQKAFDLMVEKDKIMEVPAKQRMERQVSLVREHSQEHKAALRRAVALNIPHAYSDSQYGTFAFVETLEGKNSGGSSGGTPCKASFKIRRESWDNFVERLFDVDESGDMVFKK is encoded by the exons ATGTCAATCTGCTGTGGGATTCCTATCCTTGAGTCTGTATACTGTCTGGCATGTGCCCGTTGGGTGTGGCTGAAATGCCTCTACACAGCAGGGCGTGAAAGTGAAAACTGGGGTCTGGCTACTGCTGAAGAATTTGAGCCTATCCCTCGTTTTTGTCGCCTAATTCTAGCCGTCTATGAGGAAGATCTTCGTaatcctctttgggcaccccCCGGAGGTTATGGCCTTAATCCTGATTGGGTTATCTTACGgaaagactatgaagaaaccctTGGCCGTGTTCCTCCGTACTTTATATATCTTGATCACGATCATTCTGATATAGTCTTAGCAGTTAGGGGACTCAATTTAGCTAAGGAAAATGATTATGCAGTTATGCTTGACAACAAACTTGGGCAGACAAAATTTGACGGTGGGTATGTCCACAATGGGCTGTTGAAGGCAGCAGAGTGGTTGTTTGATGCAGAGCATGAAATATTGAGGGAATTGGTAATGAAACATCCGAATTATACTGTGACATTTACTGGACATTCCCTTGGGGCTGGTGTGGTGGCATTGATGACGCTAGTGGCGCTTCAGAATCTGACTAAATTAGGAACTGAGAGGAAGAAGATTAGATGCTATGCTACGGCTCCTGCTAGATGCATGTCACTGAATCTGGCTGTGAGGTATGCAGATGTTATCAACTCTGTTGTACTTCAG GATGATTTCTTACCTCGGATAACAACTGCTTTGGATAACTTGTTCAAATCACTTTTCTG TTTGCCATGTTTTCTTTGCACAATGTGCTTGAAGGAGACGTGCACACTGGAACAGAAGATGCTTACTGATCCAAAGAGATTATATGCACCTGGCCGTCTCTATCACATTGTTGAACGAAAGCCCTTCAG ATTTGAAAGGTTTCCGCCAGTGGTGAAAACAGCGGTTCCTGTGGATGGGCGGTTTGAGCACATAGTTCTTTCTTGCAATGTTACTTCTGACCATGCCATAGTTTGGATAGAGAGAGAAGCACAAAAGGCTTTTGAT TTAATGGTTGAGAAAGACAAAATTATGGAAGTTCCAGCAAAGCAGAGGATGGAGCGACAAGTTTCCCTTGTTCGTGAACACAGCCAGGAGCACAAGGCAGCTCTTAGGAGAGCTGTAGCTTTGAATATCCCTCATGCCTACTCTGATTCGCAGTATGGAACATTTGCATTCGTTGAAACTTTAGAGGGGAAGAATTCTGGAGGATCGAGTGGGGGAACTCCTTGTAAGGCATCATTCAAGATAAGGAGGGAAAGCTGGGATAATTTCGTAGAGCGGCTTTTCGATGTTGATGAGTCCGGTGACATGGTGTTCAAGAAGTAA